A window of the Phytoactinopolyspora mesophila genome harbors these coding sequences:
- a CDS encoding AfsR/SARP family transcriptional regulator, producing MKFGVLGPLTVHDDAGQSVRITSVKQRLLLAALLASRNTRVSTDQLLDTLWDGRPPSSARKNVQAYVHRLRRLIGESRIVHDRSGYELIVKSDETDDAQFEQLVDQGRDALDNGNYSGASEVLGRALEMWRGPTAYGDVDQIGTIRVDAARLAELRQSVLELRIDADLNLGQHARLIPELTTLVTSYPLRQRLYAQLMLALHRSGRTADALAVYHQARTTMIDELGLEPGTELRDLEQAIIEGDSALDRPAHAEPAEPPPVEPAAPPAELPSTDPSFTGRHQELDRITAWLRATAQDAAAPRAIAINGPGGIGKSALALRATHAVAEQFPDGQLYVNLCGATPGLEPLDPYAALGRFLRSLGVEENKIPADTEGAATLFRSTIAGRRVLIVLDDAHNAAQVRPLMPGPRSGCAVLVTSRRVLATIGGAQHVSLRTLTHDDALDLLSRVAGPERVAAEPEAAAEIVRLCGHLPLAVRIAGARVAARPDWTLSALQVRLGNSQGRLDELEHDDLAVRASYDVAFDALPDSAVTLFAYLGLVDFHDLTASTAAEVAGRSTDEVLRDLDLLVEMQLVSATSNERFTLHDLIRLYAREQAASTFSEAERTTAIRRVTHHYLATARNAAQAGFSWSARRASVGPQPVELLSRGMPITGGASATAWIRDEVDNLAAAAQHAVGLPDEGPSVLAGLAVALHHPLRDQDRWNESITIDQLALEAADDIDDAWRAQIHCDLGEGLAQLHQLTEGRYHCQEALRIYRAVDDRSGEADVLGLLGFLFRQANQLDSAIEHHNQALAIHRDIGNTEGEALVLTDLGIVYHLAGRLDDAIAAHEQALNTHNNLRLRGITLSRLGRAHRDTGCFEHALNRLEQALAIFQSGSYSIDQALTHWLCGDVLRAMGRDGEARDHWRRSLDILCSIGTISREDASEVLRLPSPRAPKSLRLETGSSL from the coding sequence ATGAAGTTCGGCGTACTGGGACCGCTGACGGTCCACGATGACGCCGGGCAATCAGTACGCATCACGTCGGTCAAACAACGCTTGCTGCTTGCCGCCCTGCTTGCCTCCCGGAACACCCGAGTCTCTACCGACCAGCTTCTGGACACGCTGTGGGACGGGCGGCCGCCCTCGTCGGCCCGGAAGAACGTTCAGGCCTATGTCCATCGACTGCGCCGGCTGATCGGGGAATCGCGGATCGTGCACGACCGATCCGGGTACGAGCTGATCGTCAAATCCGACGAAACGGACGACGCCCAGTTCGAGCAACTCGTCGACCAGGGACGCGACGCCCTCGACAACGGCAACTATTCGGGCGCGTCGGAGGTTCTCGGCCGCGCGCTCGAAATGTGGCGCGGACCGACCGCGTATGGCGACGTCGACCAGATCGGCACGATCCGCGTCGACGCGGCCCGCCTGGCCGAACTTCGTCAATCCGTCCTCGAACTCCGCATCGACGCCGACCTCAACCTCGGTCAGCACGCCCGGCTCATCCCGGAGCTGACCACACTGGTCACGTCGTATCCATTACGTCAGCGCCTGTACGCACAGCTCATGCTGGCGCTGCACCGTTCCGGCCGTACGGCCGACGCGCTTGCCGTCTATCACCAGGCGCGAACCACCATGATCGACGAACTCGGGCTCGAACCGGGCACGGAGCTCCGAGACCTCGAACAGGCCATCATCGAGGGCGATTCAGCACTCGACCGGCCCGCGCACGCCGAACCGGCCGAACCGCCGCCGGTTGAGCCCGCCGCACCACCCGCCGAGCTGCCGTCCACCGACCCATCATTCACCGGGCGTCACCAGGAGCTGGATAGGATCACCGCCTGGCTCCGGGCTACGGCTCAGGACGCCGCGGCACCGAGGGCCATTGCGATCAACGGCCCAGGCGGTATCGGGAAGTCCGCGCTGGCGCTACGGGCCACCCATGCGGTAGCGGAGCAGTTTCCCGACGGCCAGCTCTATGTCAACCTGTGCGGTGCAACACCAGGGCTCGAACCGCTCGACCCGTACGCCGCGCTCGGCCGGTTCCTCCGCTCGCTGGGCGTCGAGGAGAACAAGATTCCGGCCGATACAGAGGGAGCCGCTACCCTCTTCCGCTCCACTATCGCCGGCCGTCGGGTGTTGATCGTGCTCGACGACGCCCACAACGCCGCGCAGGTGCGTCCCCTGATGCCTGGGCCGCGTTCCGGCTGCGCCGTACTCGTGACCAGCCGACGGGTACTGGCGACCATCGGCGGCGCACAGCATGTCTCGCTCCGGACGCTGACTCACGACGACGCGCTCGACCTGCTGTCTCGCGTCGCCGGACCGGAGCGGGTCGCGGCCGAACCCGAGGCTGCCGCCGAGATCGTCCGGCTCTGCGGGCACCTGCCCCTCGCCGTGCGCATCGCTGGCGCACGGGTGGCGGCACGGCCCGACTGGACCTTGTCGGCTCTGCAAGTCCGCCTCGGCAACTCCCAGGGACGCCTCGACGAACTGGAGCACGACGACCTCGCGGTACGTGCCAGTTACGACGTCGCGTTCGACGCGCTACCCGATAGCGCGGTGACCCTCTTCGCCTACCTCGGCCTCGTCGACTTCCACGACCTCACGGCCAGCACGGCGGCAGAAGTCGCCGGGCGCTCCACTGACGAAGTGCTGCGCGACCTCGACCTGCTTGTTGAGATGCAGCTGGTCAGCGCCACCTCGAACGAGCGGTTCACACTGCACGACCTCATCCGCCTGTATGCCAGGGAGCAGGCCGCCAGCACGTTCAGCGAAGCGGAACGGACGACGGCGATCCGCCGGGTGACACATCATTACCTCGCTACCGCCCGCAATGCCGCGCAGGCCGGCTTCTCGTGGTCCGCTCGGCGCGCGTCGGTCGGGCCGCAACCAGTTGAGCTACTGAGCCGGGGTATGCCCATCACCGGTGGCGCCTCGGCGACAGCATGGATACGTGACGAGGTCGACAACCTGGCTGCGGCCGCCCAGCACGCCGTGGGACTTCCCGACGAGGGGCCCTCTGTGCTGGCCGGGCTGGCGGTCGCACTCCACCATCCGCTACGGGACCAGGACCGCTGGAACGAGAGCATCACCATCGACCAACTGGCCCTCGAGGCGGCCGATGACATCGACGACGCGTGGCGGGCCCAGATCCACTGCGATCTAGGGGAAGGACTGGCCCAGCTCCATCAGTTAACCGAGGGGCGCTATCACTGCCAAGAAGCCCTGCGCATCTACCGGGCAGTCGATGATCGTAGCGGTGAGGCAGACGTGCTCGGTCTGCTCGGCTTCCTCTTCCGCCAGGCGAACCAGCTCGACTCGGCCATCGAGCACCACAACCAGGCACTGGCGATCCACCGCGATATCGGCAACACCGAAGGCGAAGCCCTGGTGCTCACCGACCTGGGTATCGTCTACCACCTCGCGGGCCGCCTCGATGACGCCATCGCCGCACACGAACAGGCACTGAACACCCACAACAATCTCCGGCTCCGCGGCATCACGCTCTCACGACTCGGACGAGCCCACCGTGATACCGGATGCTTCGAACACGCGCTCAACCGGCTAGAGCAAGCGCTTGCCATCTTCCAGTCAGGCAGCTACAGCATCGACCAGGCACTCACACACTGGCTGTGTGGTGACGTCTTGCGGGCTATGGGCCGCGACGGGGAAGCGCGTGACCATTGGCGACGCTCGCTCGACATCCTGTGCAGCATCGGCACGATTTCACGCGAGGACGCTTCGGAGGTACTGCGGTTGCCCTCCCCCCGGGCCCCGAAGAGCCTGCGTCTTGAAACTGGTTCTTCGCTTTGA
- a CDS encoding ABC transporter permease, with protein sequence MSDTQTTRGQSSIQQPPVHARGAHHSSAGMAGSHVASLLASTRAELLRLRKWPAMWIMLGTGLLLNILFGYVFSYISYLTGSSSTINEDVPPAELLHDLLPVSLVETTLQGMPMFGGAILLIFGALTVGSGYGWGTWKTVFTQGPSRTATFGGTLIALASVVAAVVVVTFSTNLGISVLISAVEAESLVWPPLSETAQGVGGAMLIYSMWTTLGVVVGTLTRSPALAVGLSLVWALAVENLLRGVANALTVLEPLTNVLPGTAAGSIAGAMRIPDLGDGADDGGAPGVLTILDAGPAALLLAGYIVVFGIVATLVTTRRDVV encoded by the coding sequence ATGAGTGACACCCAAACGACTCGTGGACAATCGTCGATCCAGCAGCCCCCTGTTCACGCCCGCGGAGCACATCACAGCTCCGCCGGCATGGCGGGCAGCCATGTCGCTTCGTTGCTGGCGAGCACCAGGGCCGAACTGCTGCGGCTGCGCAAATGGCCAGCCATGTGGATCATGCTCGGTACCGGCCTGCTTCTCAACATCCTGTTCGGCTACGTCTTCAGCTACATCAGCTACCTCACAGGCAGCAGCTCGACGATCAACGAGGACGTACCACCCGCCGAGTTGCTTCACGATCTCCTACCAGTATCACTCGTCGAAACCACGCTTCAAGGCATGCCCATGTTCGGGGGCGCGATCTTGCTCATCTTCGGTGCTCTCACGGTAGGCAGCGGGTACGGGTGGGGGACGTGGAAGACGGTCTTCACCCAGGGCCCCTCACGAACGGCAACGTTCGGTGGCACGCTCATCGCGCTGGCATCAGTGGTGGCCGCGGTTGTCGTCGTCACATTCTCGACCAACCTCGGAATCAGTGTGCTGATTTCGGCCGTGGAAGCCGAGTCCCTCGTCTGGCCACCATTGTCCGAGACCGCACAAGGCGTCGGCGGCGCCATGCTGATCTACTCGATGTGGACCACCCTCGGCGTCGTCGTCGGGACCCTGACCCGGAGCCCGGCACTGGCCGTTGGACTCAGCCTCGTCTGGGCCCTCGCGGTGGAGAACCTGCTGCGTGGCGTCGCGAACGCCCTCACGGTGCTCGAACCCTTGACGAACGTCCTGCCCGGCACCGCAGCCGGTTCCATCGCCGGCGCCATGCGCATACCCGATCTCGGTGACGGGGCCGACGACGGCGGGGCCCCTGGGGTGCTGACGATCCTGGATGCGGGGCCGGCAGCACTGCTGCTCGCCGGTTACATCGTGGTATTCGGCATAGTCGCGACATTGGTCACCACCCGCCGCGACGTCGTCTGA
- a CDS encoding ATP-binding cassette domain-containing protein: protein MNETIVTTENLTKRYGEHTAVDEVSLTVRRGEVYGFLGPNGAGKTTTLRMLLGLIRPTSGTATILRHTPGEPAAKRRAGALIEDPGFFPYLSGRDNLRVMTRYLALSDSAADAALDRVDLTGRGGDPFRTYSLGMKQRLGVAAALLGNPDLLVLDEPTNGLDPAGMADMRELLVELAGHGQTVLLSSHLLGEVQDICDRVGVISDGRLITESTVAEIRGMSSLYIRAEPVDVALAVAMRIAGDDAVHLLDGDALRLDVGAGATPGITRALVDAGADVHEVRTSERSLEEVFFEITATGDAANSTASTARSHER, encoded by the coding sequence ATGAACGAAACAATCGTCACCACCGAGAATCTCACCAAACGCTACGGCGAGCACACGGCCGTGGACGAGGTCAGTCTCACCGTCCGCCGCGGCGAGGTCTACGGCTTCCTGGGTCCCAATGGTGCCGGCAAGACGACCACACTGCGCATGCTCCTCGGGCTGATCAGACCGACCAGCGGAACCGCCACAATCCTGCGCCACACACCTGGAGAACCGGCGGCCAAGCGGCGAGCCGGAGCTCTTATCGAAGACCCCGGGTTCTTTCCGTATCTCTCCGGGAGAGACAACCTGCGGGTGATGACGCGCTATCTCGCCCTGAGCGACTCCGCCGCCGACGCCGCACTCGACCGTGTGGACCTGACCGGTCGTGGCGGCGATCCTTTCCGCACCTACTCGCTGGGGATGAAGCAGCGGCTGGGGGTCGCGGCGGCACTGCTCGGCAACCCGGACCTCCTGGTGCTCGACGAGCCGACCAACGGGCTGGATCCGGCCGGCATGGCGGACATGCGCGAGCTGCTCGTCGAGCTGGCCGGGCACGGCCAAACGGTGCTGCTGTCCAGCCACCTCCTCGGCGAGGTCCAGGACATCTGTGACCGGGTGGGGGTCATCTCCGACGGACGGCTGATCACGGAGAGCACCGTCGCCGAGATCCGGGGCATGAGCTCGCTCTACATTCGCGCCGAGCCGGTCGACGTCGCCCTGGCGGTTGCCATGCGGATCGCCGGTGACGACGCCGTGCACCTGCTCGACGGCGACGCCCTGCGACTCGACGTGGGTGCCGGCGCGACCCCCGGGATCACCCGGGCACTGGTGGACGCTGGTGCCGATGTCCACGAGGTCCGCACTTCGGAGCGCTCCCTCGAAGAGGTCTTCTTCGAGATCACCGCGACCGGCGATGCGGCGAACTCGACCGCCTCAACAGCAAGGAGTCATGAGCGATGA
- a CDS encoding histidine kinase, with amino-acid sequence MRFPDVSRVWRELWPVLLILIPGLGGTRGASGDQLDWSREPDLLAYALVVFAAVSAVMLRRRPGVTLACSGGAVVTYLLGGYAFGPMLIAVPVAAVGTALAWPLRKALLWNGLLGLSVHVAGGVRFGTELAADQGLPFLGWVGASFTAVAVPTAIGAAVRIRRESEAGVREAQARRAVSEERLRMARELHDSVGHGLAVIAMQAGVALHVLERNPDKARETLEAIREASKESLDRLRAELQLLREPEHDDAPRRPGLGLADAGALFDRVRRGGVEVDADVQAGHVLPELDVAAYHIVQESLTNILRHSDARLARVRVAWSGDDLEIAVTDDGRGERTGRLTETSGGMGIPGMRARAEALGGDLEAGPAPEGGFVVRARLPRPAGPHPADPRAAGQKAGTGLSVPGSTP; translated from the coding sequence GTGCGGTTCCCCGACGTGTCTCGTGTGTGGCGTGAGCTGTGGCCGGTGCTCCTCATTCTGATTCCGGGGCTCGGTGGGACGCGAGGTGCCAGCGGGGATCAGCTGGATTGGAGCCGGGAGCCGGACCTGCTCGCTTACGCACTCGTGGTCTTCGCTGCGGTGTCGGCAGTCATGTTGCGCCGGCGGCCAGGCGTGACGCTGGCGTGCTCCGGCGGCGCGGTCGTGACATATCTTCTGGGCGGCTATGCCTTTGGGCCGATGCTCATCGCCGTCCCGGTCGCGGCAGTGGGAACGGCGCTCGCATGGCCGCTTCGAAAGGCGCTGCTCTGGAACGGGCTGCTCGGCCTCTCGGTGCACGTTGCCGGCGGCGTCCGCTTCGGCACTGAACTGGCCGCAGACCAGGGTCTTCCCTTTCTGGGCTGGGTGGGCGCGTCGTTCACGGCCGTCGCTGTTCCGACGGCCATCGGTGCCGCAGTCCGGATCCGGCGTGAGTCCGAGGCGGGCGTGCGGGAGGCTCAGGCTCGGCGGGCGGTGTCGGAGGAGCGGTTGCGGATGGCTCGGGAGTTGCACGACTCCGTCGGTCACGGTCTCGCGGTGATTGCTATGCAGGCCGGTGTAGCCCTGCATGTCCTCGAGCGCAACCCGGACAAGGCGCGGGAGACCCTCGAAGCCATCCGGGAAGCCAGCAAGGAGTCACTGGACCGTTTGCGGGCCGAGCTGCAGTTGCTGCGCGAACCGGAGCATGACGACGCGCCGCGCCGCCCGGGACTTGGCTTGGCCGACGCCGGCGCGCTGTTCGACCGTGTCCGTCGGGGTGGGGTCGAGGTGGACGCCGATGTCCAGGCTGGGCACGTGCTCCCGGAGCTGGACGTGGCCGCTTACCACATCGTGCAAGAGTCGTTGACCAACATCCTGCGGCACAGCGACGCCCGCCTCGCCCGGGTGCGGGTGGCGTGGAGCGGCGACGATCTGGAAATCGCGGTCACCGACGACGGCCGTGGGGAACGGACGGGACGGCTCACGGAGACCAGTGGTGGCATGGGGATTCCCGGAATGCGCGCCCGGGCCGAGGCGCTGGGCGGCGATCTCGAAGCGGGGCCGGCCCCTGAGGGCGGGTTCGTGGTCCGTGCGCGGCTGCCCCGTCCGGCCGGACCGCACCCGGCAGATCCGCGCGCGGCCGGGCAGAAGGCCGGCACCGGGCTGTCCGTGCCAGGATCGACACCATGA
- a CDS encoding response regulator transcription factor — MIRVVVVDDQALVRMGLRTLLDSEPDTQLVGEADDGRAGVDTVRTLVPDVVLMDIRMPELDGLAALREITADPALSDVRVVMLTTFELDEYVFEALRGGASGFVLKDAAPDELLHAVRVVADGASLLSPSVTRRVIEQFSARGASSRTPHPQLERLTEREREIMAWVATGRSNDEIAAELVVSPATVRTHVGRAMVKLHARDRAQLVVFAVQSGLILPESS, encoded by the coding sequence ATGATCCGCGTGGTGGTTGTCGACGACCAAGCACTGGTCCGAATGGGACTGCGCACGCTCCTGGACAGCGAGCCGGATACCCAGCTGGTCGGGGAGGCCGACGACGGCCGCGCCGGAGTGGACACGGTGCGCACGCTTGTTCCCGACGTCGTCCTGATGGATATCCGGATGCCAGAACTGGACGGTCTCGCCGCATTGCGGGAGATCACGGCCGATCCGGCCTTGAGCGACGTCCGAGTCGTGATGCTCACCACGTTCGAGCTCGACGAGTACGTTTTCGAAGCGCTCCGGGGCGGCGCCAGTGGGTTCGTGCTCAAGGACGCCGCGCCTGACGAACTCCTGCATGCCGTCCGCGTTGTCGCCGACGGCGCGTCCCTGCTGTCGCCCTCGGTGACTCGCCGGGTGATCGAGCAATTCAGCGCCCGCGGAGCGTCGTCGCGCACACCGCACCCACAGCTCGAACGGCTCACCGAACGCGAGCGCGAGATCATGGCGTGGGTGGCAACCGGCCGATCGAATGACGAGATCGCTGCCGAACTGGTGGTGAGCCCGGCCACCGTGCGCACGCATGTGGGGCGCGCCATGGTGAAGTTGCACGCGCGCGATCGCGCCCAGCTGGTGGTATTCGCGGTCCAATCCGGCCTCATACTGCCGGAGTCGAGTTGA
- a CDS encoding HAD-IIB family hydrolase produces MPFDVPQPRVVATDLDGTLLRSDGTVSSRTREALRLAEDAGATVVFVTGRPPRWLDILADAVAGHGVTICANGALVYDVHRRVLIEQHSLDGQVAMEVALALRAALPGVTFAIERELVYGKESAFQNRWPLPDGAIEAELDVLLAEPVAKMIARHASIPAPEFVSKGVAVVGDLASTTYSESAPMLEISALGISKASTLAAFCAERGIASDEVVAFGDMPNDSLMLEWAGTSFAMENAHPDAVAAAGHRCGRNDDDGVAQVLERFFA; encoded by the coding sequence GTGCCGTTTGATGTACCGCAGCCCCGTGTTGTCGCCACTGATCTCGATGGAACGTTGTTGCGCAGCGACGGAACCGTGTCCTCGCGCACCCGGGAGGCGTTGCGCCTAGCCGAAGACGCCGGAGCCACGGTGGTCTTCGTCACCGGCCGCCCGCCTCGATGGCTGGACATCCTCGCCGACGCTGTCGCCGGACACGGCGTGACCATCTGCGCCAACGGCGCACTTGTCTACGACGTTCACCGGCGGGTGCTGATCGAGCAGCACAGCCTGGACGGGCAGGTCGCCATGGAGGTCGCGCTGGCGTTACGTGCCGCCCTGCCGGGGGTGACGTTCGCGATTGAGCGCGAGCTGGTGTACGGCAAAGAGTCGGCCTTCCAGAACCGCTGGCCGCTGCCGGACGGCGCGATCGAGGCAGAACTCGATGTGTTGCTCGCCGAGCCGGTCGCGAAGATGATCGCCCGGCACGCGAGTATCCCGGCCCCGGAGTTCGTGAGCAAGGGCGTCGCGGTGGTCGGTGACCTCGCCTCGACCACCTATTCGGAGTCCGCGCCCATGCTTGAGATCAGTGCGCTCGGCATCTCCAAGGCGTCCACGCTGGCCGCCTTCTGCGCCGAGCGCGGCATCGCCTCGGACGAGGTTGTCGCCTTCGGCGACATGCCCAACGACTCATTGATGCTGGAGTGGGCCGGGACGTCGTTCGCGATGGAGAACGCACACCCGGACGCGGTGGCAGCAGCCGGCCACCGGTGTGGTCGCAACGACGACGACGGCGTCGCCCAGGTGCTCGAACGCTTCTTCGCCTGA